The Haloarcula laminariae genomic sequence CGACCGTTTTCCCTCCAACAGTCGGACTCTGAAGTTCGTACTGGGTAGTGGTATTGTAGTACTCTGCTTTGAGTTCCATCTCACGCTGGAAGTCTTCCCACGCTTCACGCACCTCCGGATCTTCCAGCAGCTTTTCTTGCATCTCGTCTTTTTCGCTTGGGGGGCGGGTGCGAAATCGCTCGTCGTACTTCGGGAAGAAATGGTCTCGATCTACCGTTAGGACGTCCCACGGTGGGTTTCCGATAATGACGTCGAAGCCTCCATCCCGGTATACTGGTGCGAATTCCAGGACCCAGTGGAAAGGATGGAATTCTTCGAGTACATCCGCATCAACATCATCAATACCAGCTTCCTTGAACTGGCTGAGAACCTTCTCATCCAACTCTTCACTGTGTGAGGCTATACGAGATTCAGCTAATCGCCGGGCATTGGTCGCCTCTTTCGCACTCGTAGCTTCCCGGTGTCGGTCGATCGCCTCTATAACGTCCTCATAGAGTTCTCTGACACTCGATTCTGTCCCGGCACCCCAGTTATTCAGCGAACCGTCACCCGCCTCCGTCGCAACTTCCATTGTCTCAGTAAACCCAATGAGTGAGTTCCCCTGTCGAATGTTGAAGTCAATGTTGGGGAGGGGCTCTACTTCGCTTGGTTCATCCTCGATATCCGCAACCATTGAGAGCCACAAGCGAAGCTTGCAGATTTCTACGGCACCATCGTCGATATCGACACCATAGAGATTGTTCAGGATGATTGAGCGCTTAGCGTACAACGATGCGTTACCCCGTCCGCCTTCGATGTGCTCCAGTTCCTCACGCGTCCGGTTCTCCAGTTCCCATCCTCTCCCCTCAGACTCCAACTGCTGAAAGAGGTTGATACACTGCATATAGATATCCAATAGGACCTCCTGAGATGCGAGCAAAAATGCACCACTACCGACCGCAGGGTCGAGCACTCGCATCTCAGTCAGCACGTCGTGATATAGAGTCTCGACGTGCTGAGTCTCGATATTCTGGCTAGGTGCTTGGGCTGTTACAGCCCCGCCATCAGCAAGCGCAGTAATATCTGCTTCTGCCTCCACCGAAGGGAAACCGAATACGTCATCGATTGTATCGTATTCCGCGTCAACGGCGTCGTTGAGTTGGTCAAGGAGATAGGGATGTATCGAATGTCGAGCCATGAACCCGGTGATCTCCTCGGGGGTATAGTACGCCCCCATCTCTTTCTGGTTGACCGTCTGCTCGAAGATGTGTCCGAGAATCGCTGGCGAGAGATTCTTCGGGTCGACGACATCGAGGCGCTCGTCGACGTTCCAGTTCCAGTCCGAGAGGAAATCCAAGATATCCCCGAAGTATTCGTTCGTCTGCTCTGACGAGTCGCCCAATCGCGCGTCTTCGAATTCCTCTTCGACCGGATTCTTCGAGAACAATCCGCCGTTCAAGTACGGCAAGCTCCCGAAGTCGGGGTCCTGCTTCCCCTCCGCAAGCATTTCGAAGAACAGTGGGTGATAGAACTCGTCGTAGACGTCGCCGCCCTCGTCAACGATCGCTTCGTGCTTCTCGTGTAGATACTCGATATTGCGGTCGAGAAGCCGCTTCTCCTGAATGAAGTAGAGGAAAATCATCCGGTCGAGGAGGACCTGGACGTACCGCTGTTTTGCGTCTCCACGATTGTCGGGGATATTGGCGACTTCCTGGACCAGATTTGTCCGAAGCTCCTCGAACTGCTGGTAGAACTCCTTGACCACCTGCTTGGTGTCGTAGAGTGTGTCCTGAATGGCGTCAGCAGAGCCGTACTCGATGCTATTGAGCTTCTGGAGAACGGTATTCTTCTCGCCGCTCTCGCTCGTCATCTGCTCTTTGGTGAACGAGAGCTTCTGGTGCTTGATGCGGCCATGCTGCTGGCCTTCCCAGCTCCGGATACGAGTCAGGAAGGTGAAATCCTCGTAGTCGTTCGTCGCGACGAGGTTCGTCCGTCGGTTTCGATTGTCCGGCTTGAAATCCGTCGCCGATTCGC encodes the following:
- a CDS encoding BREX-1 system adenine-specific DNA-methyltransferase PglX; this encodes MALQQISKEDIAGWNSLDAIADSFKKRGLKPRENLGEENELVLQLTDTEFIVVVEAGPGESATDFKPDNRNRRTNLVATNDYEDFTFLTRIRSWEGQQHGRIKHQKLSFTKEQMTSESGEKNTVLQKLNSIEYGSADAIQDTLYDTKQVVKEFYQQFEELRTNLVQEVANIPDNRGDAKQRYVQVLLDRMIFLYFIQEKRLLDRNIEYLHEKHEAIVDEGGDVYDEFYHPLFFEMLAEGKQDPDFGSLPYLNGGLFSKNPVEEEFEDARLGDSSEQTNEYFGDILDFLSDWNWNVDERLDVVDPKNLSPAILGHIFEQTVNQKEMGAYYTPEEITGFMARHSIHPYLLDQLNDAVDAEYDTIDDVFGFPSVEAEADITALADGGAVTAQAPSQNIETQHVETLYHDVLTEMRVLDPAVGSGAFLLASQEVLLDIYMQCINLFQQLESEGRGWELENRTREELEHIEGGRGNASLYAKRSIILNNLYGVDIDDGAVEICKLRLWLSMVADIEDEPSEVEPLPNIDFNIRQGNSLIGFTETMEVATEAGDGSLNNWGAGTESSVRELYEDVIEAIDRHREATSAKEATNARRLAESRIASHSEELDEKVLSQFKEAGIDDVDADVLEEFHPFHWVLEFAPVYRDGGFDVIIGNPPWDVLTVDRDHFFPKYDERFRTRPPSEKDEMQEKLLEDPEVREAWEDFQREMELKAEYYNTTTQYELQSPTVGGKTVATENELSLFFFERTTQLASEDTYVTQIMPGSFFLGATGKDLRQYLIDHTTLEHFVQFQNKQIFDELDDRYRFSVCTFKNSGSTGAVKGGFSNGDVSILEHFEERSIDVPVEVLKHYSPEAGIFPYFRSQSLIDALRKMIQYPPIGQEVDDTWFAILYMKELDRATDSDRLIESEEEGDYPIYEGKNIHQFAYDNEIEENLTPISLWGVNEDDPELSAKHRVRMKNFRSRDVNTSLKKSIYQKFDGTGSQKGFVNDLLEQHGRPELSKEDVLLDCTEYRIGIRNIARADDERSLIATVLPKDVVTVHTICTIRPYVIDPSEEDLGNYPMHSAYNRAFTDKELFVVAGLLNSVPFDYLMRTKVDSHIVQYKFNESQLPRLTDGDDWFHYISDRAARLNCYGEEFADMRERLGGIDAATTGDERQRLRAEIDAAAFHAYGLERREVEFILDDFHRVENPRLMDEEYFDMVFEKFDLLAEEGPFE